The following are encoded in a window of Deinococcus arcticus genomic DNA:
- a CDS encoding YkgJ family cysteine cluster protein: MSPEARARFTPPPGGAPRSVLVTACTACGACCAAPDIHALSKPLGVPCVHLGPDAGQGCLCAIYTARPSVCRSYQPDWVCGEVAPLPTLEARVARFLAIYGLEGDEG; the protein is encoded by the coding sequence CTGAGCCCCGAGGCTCGGGCCCGCTTCACCCCGCCGCCCGGAGGGGCCCCGCGCAGCGTGCTGGTGACCGCCTGCACCGCCTGCGGGGCCTGCTGCGCCGCGCCCGACATTCACGCCCTGAGCAAACCCCTGGGCGTGCCCTGCGTTCACCTGGGCCCGGATGCCGGGCAGGGGTGTCTGTGCGCCATTTATACCGCCCGCCCCAGCGTGTGCCGGAGCTACCAGCCCGACTGGGTGTGCGGCGAGGTGGCGCCCCTGCCCACCCTGGAGGCCCGCGTGGCCCGCTTCCTGGCGATCTATGGACTGGAAGGTGATGAAGGTTGA
- a CDS encoding pyridoxal phosphate-dependent aminotransferase, translated as MTTQTPVAGVRAAVRRVPAYPFTPTNEPIKLDQNENPYDFPAELKTEALSRMAAREWNRYPDLHADELRRRIGAFEGWPEAGVVVTPGSNVLIKLLTELAGIGQTVLTVSPTFSVYTLEAQLLGARLVEVPLNADFSLPVEALKAELGRHEPGVLYITQPHAPTGVVDSLAAVRDLTEAAGDWVVVLDEAYHQYSGTDYRDLVRAGEGRLSLRTFSKAWGLAGLRLGYALTSPELATQLQKLVPAFNVNTLTQAALEVALEQPGYVQARVQEGVQERGRVLAALADHPTCRALPSQANFFLLRTPDAAAAYAHLRARGIVTRRQDSFPGLAGCLRIGIGTPAENDALIAAVTELR; from the coding sequence ATGACCACCCAGACTCCGGTTGCCGGGGTGCGTGCGGCGGTGCGGCGCGTGCCGGCCTATCCGTTTACCCCCACCAACGAGCCCATCAAGCTCGACCAGAACGAGAACCCTTACGATTTTCCCGCAGAACTGAAAACAGAGGCCCTGTCGCGTATGGCTGCCCGCGAATGGAACCGGTACCCCGATCTGCACGCCGACGAACTGCGCCGCCGCATCGGGGCCTTTGAAGGCTGGCCCGAAGCGGGCGTGGTGGTCACGCCCGGCAGCAACGTCCTGATCAAGTTGCTGACCGAGCTGGCGGGCATTGGGCAGACCGTGCTGACCGTCAGCCCCACCTTCAGTGTGTATACCCTGGAAGCGCAACTGCTGGGCGCGCGCCTGGTAGAGGTGCCCCTGAATGCCGACTTCAGCCTGCCTGTGGAGGCCCTGAAGGCCGAGCTGGGGCGCCACGAGCCGGGCGTGCTGTACATCACCCAGCCGCACGCGCCGACCGGCGTGGTGGACAGCCTGGCCGCCGTGCGCGACCTCACCGAGGCGGCCGGCGACTGGGTGGTGGTGCTGGACGAGGCCTATCACCAGTACAGCGGCACCGACTACCGCGACCTCGTGCGCGCGGGCGAGGGCCGCCTGAGCCTGCGCACCTTCAGCAAGGCGTGGGGGCTGGCGGGCCTGCGCCTGGGCTACGCCCTGACCAGCCCTGAACTGGCCACCCAGCTGCAGAAACTGGTGCCCGCCTTCAACGTGAACACCCTGACCCAGGCGGCCCTGGAAGTGGCCCTGGAGCAGCCCGGGTACGTGCAGGCCCGGGTGCAGGAAGGCGTGCAGGAGCGCGGGCGGGTGCTGGCGGCCCTGGCAGATCACCCCACCTGCCGCGCGCTGCCCAGCCAGGCCAACTTCTTTCTGCTGCGCACGCCGGACGCGGCGGCGGCCTACGCCCACCTGCGCGCACGCGGTATTGTCACGCGGCGCCAGGACAGCTTTCCGGGGCTCGCCGGTTGCCTGCGAATCGGCATTGGCACCCCCGCCGAGAACGACGCCCTGATCGCGGCGGTGACCGAGCTGCGGTGA
- a CDS encoding TetR/AcrR family transcriptional regulator yields the protein MTEPAKPRREQILDSASRLFSERGYHATSMRDLAGELGMQGGSLYAHISSKEELLIDIVNQASRQFDEALFTLRGEPLPADAKLKEAMFRHIRVVADNMDSATVFFHEWKHLSPEAYARVTGWRDTIDAFYRELIEQGVREGVFRPGLDIKMTAYLVLSAVNWAYTWYRPGGALGPRDVAEQFAEMLLSGLRAAPAATP from the coding sequence ATGACTGAACCTGCCAAACCCCGCCGCGAGCAGATTCTCGACTCGGCCAGCCGCCTGTTTTCCGAGCGCGGCTACCACGCCACCAGCATGCGCGACCTGGCCGGTGAACTGGGCATGCAGGGCGGCAGCCTGTACGCCCATATTTCCAGCAAGGAAGAGTTGCTGATTGACATCGTGAATCAGGCGTCGCGGCAGTTTGACGAGGCGCTGTTTACCCTGCGCGGCGAGCCCCTGCCCGCCGACGCCAAGCTGAAAGAGGCTATGTTCCGCCACATTCGCGTGGTGGCCGACAACATGGACAGCGCCACCGTGTTCTTCCATGAATGGAAACACCTGTCCCCCGAGGCGTATGCCCGCGTGACCGGCTGGCGCGACACCATTGACGCCTTTTACCGCGAGCTGATTGAACAGGGCGTGCGTGAGGGCGTGTTCCGGCCGGGGCTGGATATCAAGATGACGGCGTATCTGGTGCTCTCGGCGGTGAACTGGGCGTATACGTGGTACCGCCCCGGCGGCGCACTGGGCCCCAGAGACGTGGCCGAGCAGTTTGCCGAGATGCTGCTTTCGGGCCTGCGGGCGGCCCCGGCGGCCACCCCATGA
- a CDS encoding cation:proton antiporter, protein MLSAFAVLLCVTALLAYLNERFVRLPTTVGVTLAGALASIVLIALDSLGLPGLRGWAANLLETLDFTTFVLNGILSVLLFAGALSLDTRQMLRQRGSILTLAFLSTLISTALIGFGAYGVFQLVGLEVPLMWALLFGALISPTDPVAVLDLLKRAKVPAKIETLIAGESLFNDGVGVVVFLALASAAGLGGHGHGEASAAGVLGLFAQEALGGLLFGALLGGLGYLLVRSIEQHAVEVLITLALVVGGYVAASALGVSGPLAMVVAGLMLSLWRDQIFGEHTREHVLGFWETMDQVLNILLFAFIGLDVLLTDVSGPLLLASALLIALSLGARWISVALPFALVRAREGYGAYTVRLLTWGGLRGGIAISLALSLPESPYRAPVVTATYAVVLFSIAVQGLTVMPVVKKATAALEEKPTQS, encoded by the coding sequence ATGCTAAGTGCCTTTGCCGTCCTGCTGTGCGTCACGGCGCTGCTGGCTTACCTCAATGAGCGTTTCGTGCGCCTGCCCACCACGGTGGGGGTCACGCTGGCCGGAGCGCTGGCCAGTATCGTCCTGATTGCCCTGGACAGTCTGGGTCTGCCCGGCCTTCGTGGCTGGGCGGCCAACCTGCTCGAAACACTGGATTTCACCACCTTTGTCCTGAACGGCATCCTCAGCGTGCTGCTGTTTGCCGGGGCGCTGAGCCTGGACACGCGGCAGATGCTGCGCCAGCGCGGCAGCATCCTGACCCTGGCGTTTCTGAGCACCCTCATCAGCACGGCCCTGATTGGGTTCGGGGCGTACGGGGTGTTCCAGCTGGTGGGTCTGGAGGTGCCGCTGATGTGGGCGCTGCTGTTCGGGGCCCTCATCAGCCCCACCGACCCCGTGGCTGTGCTGGACCTGCTCAAGCGAGCGAAGGTACCTGCCAAGATCGAAACCTTGATTGCGGGCGAGAGCCTCTTTAACGACGGGGTGGGCGTGGTGGTGTTTCTGGCCCTGGCCAGTGCTGCCGGGCTGGGCGGGCACGGCCACGGCGAGGCCAGTGCGGCGGGCGTGCTGGGCCTGTTTGCGCAGGAGGCGCTGGGTGGGCTGCTGTTCGGGGCGCTGCTGGGGGGCCTGGGGTACCTGCTGGTGCGGTCTATCGAGCAGCACGCCGTCGAGGTGCTGATTACCCTGGCGCTGGTGGTGGGGGGCTATGTGGCGGCCTCAGCGCTGGGCGTCAGCGGGCCGCTGGCGATGGTGGTGGCGGGCCTGATGCTCTCTCTGTGGCGCGATCAGATCTTTGGAGAACACACGCGCGAGCACGTTCTGGGCTTCTGGGAAACGATGGATCAGGTGCTGAACATCCTGCTGTTCGCCTTCATTGGCCTGGACGTGTTGCTCACCGATGTCAGCGGGCCACTGCTGCTGGCCAGTGCCCTGCTGATCGCGCTGTCGCTGGGGGCACGGTGGATCAGTGTGGCGCTGCCCTTTGCGCTGGTGCGCGCACGCGAGGGCTACGGCGCCTACACGGTGCGGCTGCTGACCTGGGGTGGGCTGCGCGGCGGCATCGCCATCAGTCTGGCCCTCAGCCTGCCCGAAAGCCCGTACCGCGCGCCGGTGGTCACGGCTACCTACGCCGTGGTGCTGTTTTCCATTGCGGTGCAGGGCCTGACGGTCATGCCTGTGGTGAAAAAGGCGACGGCCGCGCTGGAAGAGAAGCCGACCCAGAGCTGA